One window of Bifidobacterium pseudocatenulatum DSM 20438 = JCM 1200 = LMG 10505 genomic DNA carries:
- a CDS encoding DUF4194 domain-containing protein, with the protein MTDYIEANIEETILTEGEPVLEEAGSQQASTALFNGDTGDMPVEARMAAIALKRERYIDGSLYDLACENREVVERSLNNDMLRLVDNTKYRIMYASPVTDSETCIRSLKTRMSLTREEAATLAALRIKALEYENQNAEPCDWLISFDDIRALLATGAGFLTASNDEEGTAKKITSIISRMRTYGYLAPIEDDDMYVLTPLVPMVLDRGLADQWLGSETTDENAFADGRTNAGPDDRPMEDIEQDAFDFNTDDNRFDEEEH; encoded by the coding sequence ATGACGGACTATATCGAAGCCAACATCGAGGAAACGATCCTGACAGAAGGGGAGCCGGTATTGGAAGAGGCCGGCAGCCAGCAGGCCTCGACCGCGCTGTTCAACGGCGACACCGGCGACATGCCCGTCGAAGCGCGCATGGCCGCGATCGCGCTCAAACGCGAACGCTACATCGACGGCAGCCTGTATGACCTCGCCTGCGAGAACCGTGAGGTCGTGGAACGTTCGCTCAACAACGACATGCTCAGACTGGTCGACAACACGAAATACCGCATCATGTACGCGTCGCCGGTCACCGACTCGGAGACATGCATCCGTTCGTTGAAAACACGTATGAGCCTCACCCGCGAGGAGGCCGCCACGCTTGCCGCGCTACGCATCAAAGCGTTGGAATACGAAAACCAGAACGCCGAACCATGCGACTGGCTTATCAGCTTCGACGACATCCGCGCATTGCTCGCCACCGGCGCGGGATTCCTCACCGCCAGCAACGACGAGGAAGGCACTGCGAAGAAAATCACGTCCATCATCTCACGCATGCGCACCTACGGGTATCTCGCGCCGATCGAAGACGACGACATGTACGTCCTCACGCCACTGGTGCCCATGGTGCTCGACCGCGGCCTCGCCGACCAGTGGCTCGGATCCGAAACCACGGACGAGAACGCATTCGCCGACGGCCGCACCAACGCCGGCCCGGACGACAGGCCCATGGAAGACATAGAACAAGACGCATTCGATTTCAACACCGACGACAACCGTTTCGACGAGGAGGAACACTGA
- a CDS encoding ATP-binding protein: MADGMKIVSDKWMLQSRQIVNWGSYGGWHEFRPSMDETMPVTLLAGASESGKSTLVDAQISLLYPSGTPYNKASNSGRSERNDYTYLRGMIGVSDSENGETPIFLRGKDADGTPQNIWGAIVDTYVNKTDGGLLSCGKFLYLNAGDGQDGLRRRYITWNRTIDPRLMDQYRNTPFTRSMFEKTYPECTTHTNAAAFHASIWQDMGLSADACRLLHKIQSADAPSKLDDIFKQGVLDIPESIRLAHETVDDYNRFNENFHSMEDKMARVAILQNIQTRYGEYAKQTTERREYEPINPDSEHGNATLSAWARSRMASEVRAGLPAAQRKVKESQEAIDRAMQRVGELNTRIDAVKERIQGIDGGSLQQLGKDLQRVRQDIDEASRQRHAIAERFEQVEGRLPDSEQTWDAKRAMLAETLDTYEERLKDANARFQQLVGERHDRQRDRDSLRRDYQRKLTHRTRISDDMDDARTLIMRATGLDASELPYVAELMDVNEQDEQWRLAMNVTYAPIAQTILVDKRHEQGFAAKISAIDPKLMTRRTWRFIDTGMQYESSASEGWMSSKLQYREDSPFAGWLKNQTTSPRFDARCVHAIDDMNHDERQVQADGQIKSGDRGFHGSKGLHQVIGFMNEQYLAELKNQLDKAEQALQNADRRSEQMSNAISLLQDEHELARIVADMPWSKIDVNGLREQETRIRRQIERIENDPELGQLQTELKQLNQQATAENRNQYQAEDDLDKAQHAVQAEQAWLDAYGNDDFDDATLSSMVSNLLADAYENCFGASVRAQDRPKLIAGLFDHESETPFHARALRNIARIARTRIQEIDARSNQLRADTERIMDDYLNNHSTDDNTVMASVEDYRYFLDELDELNMLVTRAATDEEYANSVKKLYMSFQQLNRALRTDEENIKEQLNRINSMLKGQQFGPQGGRLSLDVTFSPIDRQFETTLSRILSKLEDWTRNASDNPTETRKAFNNCETFVNRLHNELDKIHDTNGIKAYGARNLDPRVRSSFYAIVHHDNAPDERISSTGGKSGGALQELTSFVYGAALIYLLGGDLTARPTYTTLFLDEALIKADGRYTKRALAVLPRLGFQIIVSAPESKTAEILNVANRAYVAYKDPSTGNSYLQELDSETITQDETQPTTAPAKPTTEA; encoded by the coding sequence ATGGCAGACGGCATGAAGATCGTTTCCGACAAGTGGATGCTACAAAGCCGACAAATCGTCAACTGGGGCTCATACGGCGGCTGGCACGAATTCCGCCCATCCATGGACGAAACCATGCCGGTGACCCTGCTCGCCGGCGCCAGCGAATCAGGCAAATCCACACTCGTCGACGCGCAAATCTCACTCCTCTACCCATCCGGAACCCCCTACAACAAGGCGTCGAACTCCGGACGTTCGGAACGCAACGACTACACCTACCTGCGTGGCATGATCGGCGTAAGCGATAGCGAAAACGGCGAAACGCCGATCTTCCTGCGCGGCAAAGACGCCGACGGCACCCCACAGAACATCTGGGGCGCAATCGTCGACACCTACGTGAACAAAACCGACGGAGGACTGCTCTCCTGCGGCAAATTCCTCTACCTGAACGCCGGAGACGGACAAGACGGACTACGCCGCCGCTACATCACCTGGAACCGAACCATCGACCCACGACTCATGGACCAGTACCGCAACACACCATTCACCCGGTCCATGTTCGAAAAAACCTATCCGGAATGCACCACGCACACCAACGCCGCGGCATTCCACGCCTCCATCTGGCAGGACATGGGCCTAAGCGCCGACGCCTGCCGCCTCCTGCACAAAATACAATCGGCGGACGCCCCCTCAAAACTCGACGACATCTTCAAGCAAGGCGTGCTCGACATACCCGAATCCATCCGCCTCGCCCACGAAACCGTCGACGACTACAACCGGTTCAACGAAAACTTCCACAGCATGGAAGACAAAATGGCCCGCGTCGCCATCCTGCAAAACATCCAGACACGCTACGGCGAATACGCAAAGCAAACCACCGAACGACGCGAATACGAACCCATCAACCCCGACAGCGAACATGGCAACGCAACACTGTCCGCATGGGCGCGCTCGCGCATGGCCAGCGAAGTGCGCGCTGGTCTGCCGGCCGCGCAGCGCAAGGTCAAGGAGTCGCAGGAGGCCATCGATCGGGCGATGCAGCGCGTCGGCGAGCTCAACACGCGAATCGACGCCGTCAAGGAACGTATCCAAGGCATCGACGGCGGCAGTCTGCAGCAGCTCGGCAAGGATCTTCAACGCGTGCGCCAGGACATCGACGAGGCGAGCAGGCAACGTCATGCCATAGCCGAACGATTCGAACAGGTCGAAGGCAGGCTTCCCGACAGCGAGCAGACATGGGACGCCAAACGCGCCATGCTCGCCGAAACGCTCGACACATACGAGGAACGGTTGAAGGACGCGAACGCCAGATTCCAGCAGCTGGTAGGGGAGCGTCACGACCGCCAGCGCGACCGTGACAGCCTACGACGGGACTATCAGCGCAAACTCACGCACAGGACGCGCATCAGCGATGACATGGACGACGCGCGCACGCTTATCATGCGGGCGACCGGATTGGACGCGTCCGAACTGCCGTATGTGGCCGAACTGATGGACGTGAACGAACAGGACGAACAGTGGCGTCTGGCAATGAACGTCACCTACGCGCCCATCGCGCAGACCATCCTCGTCGACAAACGCCACGAGCAAGGATTCGCGGCGAAAATCAGCGCCATCGACCCGAAACTCATGACACGACGCACGTGGCGGTTCATCGACACCGGCATGCAATACGAATCCTCTGCCAGCGAAGGCTGGATGTCGTCGAAACTGCAATACCGGGAGGACTCTCCGTTCGCCGGATGGCTGAAAAACCAGACGACGTCGCCACGGTTCGACGCGCGTTGCGTGCACGCCATCGACGACATGAACCATGACGAACGACAAGTGCAGGCCGACGGACAAATCAAATCCGGCGACCGTGGATTCCACGGCAGCAAAGGACTACACCAGGTCATCGGCTTCATGAACGAACAATACCTGGCCGAACTGAAAAACCAACTCGACAAGGCGGAGCAGGCGTTGCAGAACGCCGACCGTCGAAGCGAACAAATGTCCAACGCCATCAGCCTGCTGCAAGACGAGCACGAGCTCGCACGAATCGTAGCCGACATGCCATGGAGCAAAATCGACGTGAACGGACTACGGGAACAGGAAACGCGAATCCGCAGGCAGATCGAACGCATCGAAAACGACCCGGAACTCGGCCAACTGCAAACCGAACTGAAACAGCTCAACCAACAGGCCACCGCCGAAAACAGAAACCAGTACCAAGCCGAAGACGACCTCGACAAGGCCCAACACGCCGTCCAAGCCGAACAAGCATGGCTCGACGCCTACGGCAACGACGACTTCGACGATGCCACACTATCCAGCATGGTATCGAACCTACTCGCCGACGCATACGAGAACTGCTTCGGCGCATCCGTACGCGCGCAAGACCGGCCAAAACTCATCGCAGGCCTCTTCGACCATGAAAGCGAAACACCATTCCACGCGCGCGCGCTACGCAACATCGCACGCATCGCACGCACACGAATCCAAGAAATCGACGCCAGATCCAACCAACTGCGCGCCGACACGGAACGCATCATGGACGACTACCTCAACAACCACTCCACAGATGACAACACCGTCATGGCAAGCGTGGAAGACTACCGATACTTCCTCGACGAACTCGACGAACTCAACATGCTCGTCACCCGCGCCGCAACCGACGAAGAATACGCCAACAGCGTCAAAAAACTCTACATGAGCTTCCAACAGCTCAACCGCGCGCTACGCACCGACGAAGAAAACATCAAAGAACAACTCAACCGCATCAACAGCATGCTCAAAGGACAACAATTCGGCCCACAAGGCGGCAGACTATCACTCGACGTGACCTTCAGCCCAATCGACCGACAATTCGAAACAACCCTCAGCCGCATCCTGTCAAAACTGGAAGACTGGACGCGCAACGCAAGCGACAATCCCACGGAAACACGCAAAGCATTCAACAACTGCGAAACATTCGTGAACAGACTGCACAACGAACTCGACAAAATACACGACACCAACGGCATCAAAGCATACGGCGCACGCAACCTCGACCCACGCGTACGCAGCTCATTCTACGCAATCGTGCACCACGACAACGCCCCCGACGAACGCATCAGCTCCACCGGCGGAAAATCCGGCGGAGCCCTCCAAGAACTCACCTCATTCGTCTACGGCGCGGCCCTCATCTACCTCCTCGGCGGCGACCTCACCGCACGCCCCACCTACACCACGCTCTTCCTCGACGAAGCACTCATCAAAGCCGACGGCCGCTACACCAAACGCGCGCTCGCCGTACTACCCCGACTCGGCTTCCAAATCATCGTCTCCGCCCCGGAAAGCAAAACCGCGGAAATCCTCAACGTCGCCAACAGAGCATACGTCGCATACAAAGACCCATCCACCGGCAACTCATACCTACAGGAACTCGACAGCGAAACCATCACACAGGACGAAACACAGCCCACCACCGCACCCGCGAAACCAACAACGGAGGCATAA
- a CDS encoding DUF3322 and DUF2220 domain-containing protein, which yields MATARSTTNSDIHSQLNGYVTDYLTKHMYDANTSWPLRKTIRLPKQAELEAHYTHIRAQDEAIRNWAQQHHCETSEKTKIISNGIVRQTSQLIDSVTIPDLNTALNITTPQTRKLYQREHQRAHTITNQFNLDSNTSINIAKILKNHDDTDFNLVIQAAHYFANHNTENMTPRMVPIPGFSAKWLGKTTSNRCKAICKLLKREQLALNDRHGEIRLRLLDTQHHNQPDLIVTQPWTDGAPHDITHIIIVENKDTYQAIPTTEHAICIFGSGHAATRIKTLLPWITTTPHIIYWGDIDADGLEILSELRQTGITCDSILMDSTAYKTYEPYGTKLDTKKQPLKTRDPKPTPGLTQHERNLYEQLCTGKNTTYLRIEQERIPINDAMTILHNQHQWNTTHHK from the coding sequence ATGGCAACGGCCAGAAGCACCACCAACAGCGACATCCACAGCCAACTCAACGGATACGTCACCGACTATCTCACCAAGCACATGTATGACGCCAACACCTCCTGGCCATTGCGCAAAACCATCCGACTACCCAAACAAGCCGAACTCGAAGCCCATTACACGCACATCCGCGCCCAAGACGAAGCCATCCGCAACTGGGCACAACAACACCACTGCGAAACCAGCGAAAAAACCAAAATCATCTCCAACGGAATCGTCCGACAAACCAGCCAACTCATCGACTCGGTAACCATACCCGACCTCAACACGGCCCTCAACATCACCACACCACAAACACGCAAACTCTACCAACGCGAACACCAACGCGCACACACCATCACCAACCAATTCAACCTCGACTCCAACACCTCCATAAACATCGCCAAAATCCTCAAAAACCACGACGACACCGACTTCAACCTCGTCATACAAGCCGCACACTACTTCGCCAACCACAACACCGAAAACATGACCCCACGCATGGTCCCCATCCCCGGATTCAGCGCAAAATGGCTAGGCAAAACAACATCAAACCGCTGCAAAGCAATCTGCAAACTCCTCAAACGAGAACAACTAGCCCTCAACGACCGCCACGGAGAAATCCGACTCCGACTCCTCGACACACAACACCACAACCAACCAGACCTCATCGTGACACAACCATGGACAGACGGCGCGCCACACGACATCACCCACATCATCATCGTGGAAAACAAAGACACCTACCAAGCCATACCCACAACAGAACACGCCATCTGCATATTCGGCAGCGGACACGCGGCGACCCGAATCAAAACACTACTACCTTGGATCACAACCACACCCCACATCATCTACTGGGGAGACATAGACGCAGACGGCCTCGAAATACTCTCCGAACTACGACAAACCGGCATCACCTGCGACTCCATACTCATGGACAGCACAGCATACAAAACATACGAACCATACGGCACCAAACTCGACACCAAAAAACAACCCCTCAAAACACGCGACCCCAAACCAACACCAGGACTCACACAACACGAAAGAAACTTATACGAACAACTCTGCACCGGGAAAAACACAACCTACCTACGAATCGAACAAGAACGCATCCCCATCAACGACGCAATGACAATACTCCACAACCAACACCAATGGAACACAACACACCACAAATAG
- the uvrA gene encoding excinuclease ABC subunit UvrA, giving the protein MATKRNNAANGDVIVERVLTSDAFLAREIKKAPLKTKNGSLTADLKHLPNDLKITIQGAREHNLKNVDLEFPRNRMVVFTGLSGSGKSSLAFDTLFAEGQRRYVESLSAYARQFLGQMDKPDVDFIEGLSPAVSIDQKTTNRNPRSTVGTITEIYDYLRLLFARTGIPHCPECGALVSAQTPQQMVDALLQYPERTRFQILAPVVRGRKGEFEDLLELLRGDGYARALIDGEMKQLSDDIKLTKQKKHTIEVVVDRLVVKDGIRQRLTDSIETALKLAKGIVVADFVDLDEKDPDRRKPFSEKRACPNGHQLELDEIEPRTFSFNAPYGACPVCTGIGYKLEIDPELVIPDPSKTLNENAIEPWGMTKGTGEYYRHVLEGLGDEMGFDLDTPWKDLPEEARQAIMYGRDFKVQVSYRNRWGRMREYSTGFEGVVRTLMRRHDETDSDQMKQYYESYMREVPCQACQGRRLRPEVLAVTVGGESIADVCDMSAETSLAWMDGLQLEGSAAQIAGEVLKEIRARLGFLNDVGLNYLTLSRAAKTLSGGEAQRIRLATQIGSGLVGVMYVLDEPSIGLHQRDNERLITTLHHLRDLGNTLIVVEHDEDTIKNADWVIDIGPGAGEHGGEVIYSGPAKKLVDAPRSVTGDYIAGRRKIEVPQSRRKVRKTKQLRVVGARENNLKDLTVNFPLGVFTCVTGVSGSGKSTLVNQILYPVLADKLNGARIVPGKHTRVEGVGQCDKVIHVDQNPIGRTPRSNPATYTGVWDKIRTLFAKTPEAQVRGYGPGRFSFNVKGGRCEACHGDGTLKIEMNFLPDVYVDCEECHGKRYNRETLEVKYNGKSVADVLGMPIEEAAQFFKAYPSISRYLDTLVQVGLGYIRLGQPAPTLSGGESQRVKLATELQRRSTGKTVYILDEPTTGLHFEDVRKLLLVLQGLVDKGNTVIVIEHNLDVVKSADWIIDLGPEGGDGGGTIVTEGTPEQVAQCEQSWTGKFLKGML; this is encoded by the coding sequence GTGGCAACCAAACGCAACAACGCAGCAAACGGCGACGTCATAGTCGAACGCGTTCTCACCAGCGACGCATTCCTCGCAAGAGAAATCAAAAAAGCCCCTCTCAAAACGAAAAACGGTTCACTTACAGCCGACCTCAAGCACCTGCCCAACGACCTCAAAATCACCATCCAAGGCGCTCGCGAGCATAATCTGAAGAACGTGGATCTTGAGTTTCCGCGCAATCGCATGGTGGTGTTCACCGGACTGTCGGGTTCTGGCAAATCCTCGCTCGCCTTCGATACGTTATTCGCCGAAGGCCAACGCAGATATGTGGAGTCGCTGTCGGCGTACGCAAGGCAGTTCCTGGGGCAAATGGACAAGCCCGACGTCGATTTCATCGAAGGTTTGAGCCCTGCGGTGTCGATCGATCAGAAGACCACGAACCGCAATCCACGTTCGACTGTCGGCACGATTACCGAGATTTACGATTATCTGAGATTGCTGTTTGCCCGCACTGGCATTCCGCATTGCCCGGAATGCGGCGCGTTGGTCAGCGCACAGACGCCGCAACAGATGGTGGACGCGTTGCTGCAGTATCCGGAGCGCACACGATTCCAGATTCTCGCGCCGGTCGTCCGTGGGCGTAAGGGCGAGTTCGAGGATCTGCTTGAACTCTTGCGGGGCGACGGCTACGCACGAGCGCTGATTGACGGCGAAATGAAGCAGCTGTCCGACGACATCAAACTCACCAAGCAGAAAAAGCACACCATCGAAGTGGTGGTGGATCGACTGGTGGTCAAGGACGGCATCCGTCAGCGTCTGACCGATTCCATTGAAACCGCATTGAAGCTCGCCAAGGGTATCGTGGTGGCCGATTTTGTGGATTTGGATGAGAAGGATCCTGACCGCCGTAAGCCTTTTTCCGAAAAACGCGCATGCCCGAACGGGCATCAGCTTGAACTTGATGAGATTGAGCCGCGCACGTTCTCGTTCAACGCCCCGTACGGTGCCTGCCCGGTATGCACGGGCATCGGATACAAGCTGGAGATTGATCCGGAACTGGTGATTCCCGATCCCAGCAAGACACTGAATGAGAACGCCATCGAACCGTGGGGCATGACCAAAGGCACCGGCGAATATTATCGCCATGTGCTTGAGGGGCTCGGCGATGAGATGGGTTTCGATCTCGACACCCCTTGGAAGGATCTTCCGGAAGAGGCCCGTCAAGCCATTATGTATGGGCGTGATTTCAAGGTGCAGGTCTCGTATCGTAACCGTTGGGGTCGTATGCGCGAATATTCCACCGGTTTCGAAGGCGTGGTGCGTACGCTGATGCGTAGGCATGACGAGACCGACTCCGATCAGATGAAGCAGTATTACGAATCGTATATGCGTGAAGTACCTTGTCAGGCATGCCAAGGCCGTAGGCTTCGTCCGGAAGTGCTGGCGGTGACCGTTGGCGGGGAATCCATTGCCGATGTGTGCGACATGTCCGCTGAGACAAGCCTCGCATGGATGGACGGCTTGCAGCTTGAAGGGTCGGCCGCGCAGATCGCCGGCGAGGTGTTGAAGGAGATTCGTGCCCGTCTTGGATTCCTCAACGACGTCGGACTGAACTATCTGACACTGTCTCGTGCCGCCAAAACCTTGTCTGGCGGCGAGGCGCAACGTATTCGTTTGGCGACCCAGATCGGTTCCGGTTTGGTGGGCGTGATGTATGTGCTCGACGAACCATCCATCGGCTTGCACCAGCGTGACAATGAGCGGCTGATCACCACTCTGCATCATCTGCGCGATCTTGGCAACACGCTGATCGTTGTGGAGCATGACGAAGACACTATCAAGAACGCTGATTGGGTTATTGACATCGGACCTGGAGCTGGCGAGCATGGCGGCGAAGTGATCTATTCCGGTCCCGCGAAAAAGCTCGTTGACGCTCCGCGTTCGGTTACGGGCGACTACATTGCCGGCCGCCGAAAGATCGAGGTCCCGCAGTCCCGTCGCAAAGTACGTAAGACCAAGCAGTTGCGCGTGGTTGGAGCCCGCGAAAACAATCTGAAGGATTTGACGGTCAACTTCCCACTGGGAGTATTCACTTGCGTGACGGGTGTTTCGGGTTCCGGTAAATCCACTTTGGTCAATCAGATTCTGTACCCGGTGCTTGCCGACAAACTTAACGGTGCGCGCATCGTGCCCGGCAAGCATACCCGTGTGGAAGGTGTGGGCCAGTGCGACAAAGTGATCCACGTTGACCAGAATCCGATCGGACGCACTCCACGTTCCAATCCGGCCACCTATACCGGAGTATGGGATAAGATCCGCACGCTGTTCGCCAAAACCCCTGAAGCGCAAGTCCGTGGATACGGTCCGGGGCGGTTCTCGTTCAATGTCAAGGGTGGCCGGTGCGAAGCATGCCATGGCGACGGCACTTTGAAGATCGAAATGAACTTCCTGCCGGACGTGTATGTGGACTGTGAGGAATGCCATGGCAAACGCTACAACCGCGAAACGTTGGAGGTGAAATACAATGGCAAATCCGTTGCCGACGTGCTTGGCATGCCGATCGAAGAGGCTGCCCAGTTCTTCAAAGCGTATCCCTCCATCTCCCGCTATCTCGACACGCTTGTGCAGGTCGGACTTGGGTATATCCGACTCGGACAGCCTGCTCCAACGCTTTCCGGCGGCGAATCGCAGCGTGTGAAGCTTGCGACCGAGTTGCAGCGAAGGTCTACGGGCAAAACCGTGTATATTCTTGACGAACCTACCACGGGTTTGCATTTTGAAGATGTGCGCAAACTGCTGCTTGTCTTGCAGGGATTGGTGGATAAGGGCAATACCGTTATTGTCATTGAACACAATCTCGATGTGGTCAAGTCGGCCGATTGGATCATCGACCTTGGGCCGGAAGGCGGTGACGGAGGCGGCACCATCGTTACCGAAGGTACGCCGGAACAGGTGGCTCAATGCGAACAGTCTTGGACCGGCAAGTTCCTTAAGGGCATGCTGTGA
- the uvrC gene encoding excinuclease ABC subunit UvrC, with amino-acid sequence MSAPIERHSQEVWRKTAEQLNGDGFSVGGDDSPGKDVNKNGALGDSRDLFRPKTSDIPAQPGVYKWRDGEGRVIYVGKAKNLRNRLTNYFQPLYQLHPRTQTMVLTARNLEWTVVGTELESLTLEYTWIKEFDPRFNVVFRDDKTYPYLAISSGERVPRVWVTRSRKRRDTRYFGPYAKVWDLRHSLDRLLKTFPVRTCSQNVYHKAEITHRPCLLASIGKCSAPCIGRISVEEHRKMCEQLIGVLTGRIGKSYIAQLTREMKEASDELEFEKAARLRDQIQMLSTVGEQNAVVFDSDVDADFFGVDSDELEASVHAFYVRAGSIRGERNWSVERVEDVTDEELIADLIVQVYSETAGETIRASQSTVVTEQRNAIGSTQIVTATDAVARAQATRERNERQDQTGRADLLAPISPVPREVIVPIEPARREELESWLSGLRGGAVSIRVASRGDKRRLLDRANDNAKQAMQRSKMSRISDMGARSTAMNDVAKALGLEQAPLRIECYDISNTVGGAFQVASMVVFEDAIAKKSEYRRFAIRGADGQGALDDLSALYETLTRRFQHGNIAGDSGESMDNERRASEHGDQTHEPTVQQNTNRHHFAYKPNLVVVDGGKPQVMAAAKALEDCGVDDVAVCGLAKRLEEVWVPDDDYPIILKRQSEGMYLLQRVRDESHRFAITYHRQTRRKGALRSALDDIPGVGEAYQKRLLSHFGSVRAMREADVEDFEQVKGVGKAKAAAIYQALHAHDGQPSTENAISSNSPKDEME; translated from the coding sequence GTGAGCGCACCCATCGAGCGGCACAGCCAGGAGGTTTGGCGCAAAACCGCCGAACAGTTGAACGGCGACGGTTTCAGTGTCGGTGGTGATGATTCTCCCGGCAAAGACGTAAACAAGAACGGCGCGCTGGGGGATTCACGTGACCTGTTTCGTCCGAAAACATCCGACATTCCGGCGCAGCCGGGCGTATACAAGTGGCGAGATGGTGAAGGCAGGGTCATTTACGTAGGCAAGGCGAAAAACCTGCGCAACCGTTTGACCAATTATTTCCAACCGTTGTATCAGCTGCATCCCCGCACTCAAACCATGGTATTGACGGCCCGTAACCTGGAATGGACGGTCGTTGGTACCGAACTTGAGTCATTGACGTTGGAATACACGTGGATCAAAGAGTTTGACCCACGATTCAACGTTGTGTTCCGCGACGACAAAACCTATCCGTATCTGGCGATCTCATCCGGTGAACGCGTGCCGCGGGTGTGGGTGACCAGAAGCCGCAAACGCCGCGATACAAGATATTTCGGCCCGTACGCCAAAGTATGGGATCTGCGTCACAGTCTCGACCGTCTCCTCAAGACTTTTCCTGTGCGCACCTGTTCGCAGAACGTTTATCATAAGGCGGAAATCACTCATCGTCCATGCTTGCTTGCGTCCATCGGCAAATGTTCGGCCCCTTGCATTGGACGTATCAGCGTCGAGGAACACCGGAAGATGTGCGAACAGCTTATTGGCGTATTAACCGGTCGCATCGGCAAATCGTATATCGCACAGCTCACGCGTGAAATGAAGGAGGCCAGCGACGAGTTGGAGTTCGAGAAAGCGGCTCGGTTGCGCGATCAGATCCAGATGCTATCCACAGTGGGTGAGCAGAATGCCGTGGTGTTCGATTCCGATGTCGATGCGGATTTCTTCGGCGTCGATTCGGACGAGCTGGAAGCTTCCGTGCACGCGTTTTACGTGCGTGCCGGTTCCATCCGAGGTGAACGCAATTGGAGTGTGGAACGGGTTGAGGATGTGACGGATGAGGAGCTGATTGCCGACCTTATTGTGCAGGTGTATTCGGAAACCGCAGGGGAGACGATTAGGGCTTCGCAGTCGACTGTTGTCACCGAACAACGCAATGCCATCGGATCGACGCAAATCGTGACGGCGACCGATGCGGTGGCACGCGCGCAAGCTACCAGGGAACGTAACGAGCGGCAGGATCAGACCGGTCGTGCGGATTTGTTGGCTCCTATCTCTCCGGTGCCGCGCGAGGTGATTGTTCCCATCGAGCCGGCCCGGCGTGAAGAGCTTGAATCATGGCTTAGCGGATTGCGCGGTGGTGCCGTGAGCATTCGCGTGGCCAGCAGAGGGGATAAGAGACGGCTTCTGGACCGTGCCAACGATAATGCCAAGCAGGCAATGCAGCGCAGCAAGATGAGTCGCATCAGCGATATGGGCGCCCGCAGCACAGCCATGAATGATGTTGCCAAGGCTTTGGGACTTGAACAGGCTCCATTGCGCATCGAATGCTACGACATTTCCAATACCGTCGGCGGAGCGTTCCAGGTCGCTTCCATGGTGGTATTCGAGGACGCGATTGCCAAAAAGTCCGAATATCGTCGTTTCGCCATTCGCGGAGCGGACGGACAGGGTGCACTCGACGATTTGAGCGCATTGTACGAGACGCTGACGCGACGATTCCAACATGGCAATATCGCCGGTGACTCCGGCGAAAGCATGGATAATGAACGTCGGGCATCCGAGCATGGTGACCAGACTCATGAACCGACTGTCCAGCAGAACACCAATCGGCATCATTTCGCATACAAGCCTAATCTGGTGGTGGTCGATGGCGGCAAACCGCAGGTCATGGCGGCCGCGAAGGCGCTTGAGGATTGCGGTGTGGATGACGTGGCCGTGTGCGGATTGGCAAAACGTTTGGAAGAGGTGTGGGTGCCGGATGACGACTATCCGATCATTCTCAAACGTCAATCCGAAGGCATGTATCTACTGCAACGCGTCCGCGACGAATCGCATCGTTTTGCCATCACCTATCATCGTCAGACCAGAAGGAAAGGCGCGTTGCGTTCCGCCTTGGACGATATTCCAGGCGTCGGCGAGGCATACCAGAAGCGCCTACTGAGCCATTTCGGCTCGGTTCGTGCCATGCGTGAGGCGGATGTCGAGGATTTCGAGCAGGTCAAAGGCGTCGGAAAAGCCAAAGCCGCAGCCATTTACCAAGCGTTGCACGCCCACGACGGGCAACCGTCGACGGAAAATGCCATTTCGTCGAATAGTCCGAAAGATGAAATGGAATAA